In one window of Temnothorax longispinosus isolate EJ_2023e unplaced genomic scaffold, Tlon_JGU_v1 HiC_scaffold_17, whole genome shotgun sequence DNA:
- the LOC139823755 gene encoding putative nuclease HARBI1: protein MISPRKQCLLALWRLATPDSLSSHLSPVRPSGLSDHCVLKGFAPLLSWITVTLEDCVDGGFRAADRLISDRFNVGRNTALYITKRVINALIELAPTVIKWPTNERVGQVWAGFEATSGFPKVIGAIDGTHINIPAPKDDPAAYVNRKSHHSIQLQAICDHTCQFIHCYVGHVGSVHDQRVFRLSEVQSYLGDVSKFPQECHLVGDLAYKLHKNLLIPYRDNGHMTQRQRNYNFCHVSARIAIERAFGLLKGRFRSLFTTLAMDRVDLIPLHILACCVLHNVCLMKNDDFNIEVIEDVD, encoded by the exons ATGATTTCTCCACGCAAACAGTGTTTGTTGGCGTTGTGGCGATTAGCTACTCCAGATTCTTTAAG CTCCCATCTGTCTCCGGTTCGACCCTCTGGACTCTCGGACCACTGTGTGCTGAAGGGTTTCGCGCCTCTTCTTAGCTGGATCACCGTCACTCTGGAGGATTGCGTCGATGGAGGATTTCGGGCGGCCGACAG GTTGATTTCCGATCGATTTAATGTCGGTAGAAATactgcattatatataacaaaacgTGTTATAAATGCACTTATTGAGCTGGCACCTACTGTAATTAAATGGCCTACAAATGAACGAGTTGGTCAAGTGTGGGCAGGATTTGAAGCTACTAGTGGATTCCCTAAAGTCATTGGTGCTATTGATGGCACGCACATCAATATTCCAGCTCCTAAAGATGATCCAGCAGCATATGTCAATCGCAAAAGCCATCACTCAATCCAACTtcag GCTATTTGTGACCACACTTGCCAATTTATCCACTGTTATGTTGGACATGTGGGGTCGGTACATGATCAACGAGTGTTTCGTCTGTCGGAAGTACAATCCTATCTTGGAGATGTGTCAAAGTTTCCACAAGAGTGTCACTTAGTTGGAGATCTAGCctataaattgcataaaaatttgctAATACCGTATCGAGACAATGGCCATATGACACAACGTCAACgaaattataacttttgtcATGTTTCTGCGAGAATTGCTATTGAAAGAGCTTTCGGACTATTAAAAGGACGTTTTCGAAGCCTTTTTACAACACTTGCAATGGATAGAGTAGACTTAATTCCACTGCATATTCTTGCCTGTTGTGTTTTACATAATGTGTGTCTAATGAAAAatgatgattttaatatagaagTGATTGAGGATGTAGATTGA